A single window of Vigna unguiculata cultivar IT97K-499-35 chromosome 1, ASM411807v1, whole genome shotgun sequence DNA harbors:
- the LOC114163186 gene encoding ethylene-responsive transcription factor SHINE 2-like, translating into MVQAKKFRGVRQRQWGSWVSEIRHPLLKRRVWLGTFETAEAAARAYDQAAILMNGQNAKTNFPTSKNHPQPDSAAAAAAATSSAAASDNAFLSPKALSELLSTKLRKYCKDPAPSLTCLRLDADNSHIGVWQKGAGPHSGSSWVMRVELGKKQTQGESAWSPNSGANHTAANSEVVVEEEEEEEEEDTLALQMIEELLNWN; encoded by the exons ATGGTACAAGCCAAGAAGTTCAGAGGAGTCAGGCAACGCCAGTGGGGCTCCTGGGTGTCAGAAATTCGCCACCCTTTGCT CAAGAGAAGGGTGTGGCTTGGGACCTTTGAGACAGCTGAGGCTGCAGCAAGGGCTTATGATCAAGCAGCCATTTTGATGAACGGTCAGAATGCCAAGACTAACTTCCCCACTTCAAAGAACCACCCTCAACCTGActccgccgccgccgccgccgctgCCACTTCTTCTGCTGCTGCTTCTGACAACGCTTTCTTATCTCCCAAAGCTCTTTCCGAACTCCTCAGCACAAAGCTCAGAAAGTACTGCAAAGACCCTGCCCCTTCCCTCACCTGTCTCAGGCTCGATGCTGATAACTCCCACATTGGAGTGTGGCAGAAAGGTGCAGGACCACATTCTGGCTCCAGCTGGGTCATGAGGGTCGAGCTTGGCAAGAAGCAGACCCAGGGTGAATCAGCATGGTCCCCCAACAGTGGTGCTAATCACACTGCTGCAAACAGTGAAGTAGtcgtagaagaagaagaagaggaagaagaagaggataCACTCGCTCTGCAGATGATCGAGGAGCTACTCAATTGGAACTAG